Within the Arthrobacter sp. V1I7 genome, the region TGCAGATGCTGCTCTGGTACAACCTCGGCTATCTCTACGAGAAAATCAGCCTGGGCATCCCCTTCACCGATGTCCGGTTCTTCGAGGTCCAGACAACCACCCTGATCAGCCAGTTCGCGGCAGCCGTGCTCGGCCTGACCCTGAACCAGGCGGCATACTCGGCTGAGATCATCCGCGGCGGCATCCTCTCGGTGGACCAGGGCCAGCTGGAGGCGGCCGCCGCGCTCGGCCTCCCGGACTGGCGGCGCTCCACGCGCATTGTCCTGCCCCAGGCCATGCGTGCCATCCTGCCCACGGCCTTCAACGAGATCATAGGCCTGGTCAAGGGCACCTCGATCGTCTATGTGCTGGCCTACTCCGAACTCTTTTACACCGTCCAGGTGATCTACAACCGTACCCAGCAGGTCCTGCCGCTGCTGCTAGTGGCGACCCTCTGGTACGTCGTGATCACCTCGGTCCTGAGCGTCTTCCAGTACTACATCGAGCGGCGTTACTCCAGGGGCGCCGTCCGCACCCTGGCGCTGACCCCGCTGCAGAAGGCCAGGAAATTCCTGTCCACCCACGGCACCCCTGCTACCAGCCGAGGGAAGGGAACCCGATGAGCATTCCAGCCGCCGA harbors:
- a CDS encoding amino acid ABC transporter permease, which codes for MSPTTTTATQSAPEPAVTDTPAGTAPAVDGGTEGTGGSRPGRRRPAADYAEYRVVPARHPWRWLGTAVVALGVAAIAWSLATNPRWEWGVVAQWFTAKSIVDGLLETLKLTAISGILGFVLGFILALMRLSASPLLVSVSWTFSWIFRSTPLLVQMLLWYNLGYLYEKISLGIPFTDVRFFEVQTTTLISQFAAAVLGLTLNQAAYSAEIIRGGILSVDQGQLEAAAALGLPDWRRSTRIVLPQAMRAILPTAFNEIIGLVKGTSIVYVLAYSELFYTVQVIYNRTQQVLPLLLVATLWYVVITSVLSVFQYYIERRYSRGAVRTLALTPLQKARKFLSTHGTPATSRGKGTR